Proteins from a genomic interval of Rhodococcus rhodochrous:
- a CDS encoding TIGR03086 family metal-binding protein, whose translation MATDWLSLQRTARREFDDRVAQIRDWHAPTPDTEWDVTDLVWHMVDEQRWIQPLLSGRSLDDAKAALEPIGDDLAAEWARFADQATAAWAMASPAQEVHLSYGTVPCLDYMKQQIADITVHTWDLARAIGADETLDAELVDAVLADVEPQKDMLASSGLFADPVAVPDDASPQDRLIALTGRDPRKTS comes from the coding sequence ATGGCGACCGACTGGCTCTCCCTGCAACGAACCGCACGTCGCGAGTTCGACGACCGTGTCGCGCAGATCCGCGACTGGCACGCACCCACCCCGGACACCGAGTGGGACGTCACCGACCTGGTGTGGCACATGGTCGACGAACAGCGCTGGATCCAGCCGCTGCTCTCCGGCCGTTCCCTCGACGACGCGAAGGCCGCACTCGAACCGATCGGGGACGATCTCGCCGCCGAATGGGCACGCTTCGCCGATCAGGCGACCGCCGCCTGGGCGATGGCGTCACCGGCTCAGGAGGTCCACCTGTCCTACGGCACCGTCCCGTGTCTCGACTACATGAAGCAGCAGATCGCGGACATCACCGTGCACACCTGGGATCTCGCCCGGGCCATCGGTGCCGACGAGACTCTCGACGCCGAACTCGTCGACGCCGTGCTCGCCGACGTCGAACCGCAGAAGGACATGCTCGCCTCGAGCGGTCTGTTCGCCGATCCCGTCGCGGTTCCCGACGACGCGTCCCCCCAGGACCGACTCATCGCCCTCACCGGCCGCGACCCCAGGAAGACGTCATGA
- a CDS encoding TetR/AcrR family transcriptional regulator encodes MATNRDTETSDASTAILEAAESCFEQFGIAKTTMADVARVAGMSRATVYRYFSDRNSLIMESIVRRARIGMAPSREKIRSYPTFGERIVEGICRNVRRGLRDPMIHRLVSPAEATLATSLLSTSGRAVELTRELWEPILLEAQESGEMRADVDLTLLCEWISELEMNYISSIGAGVGSLEQLRAKLETFFVPSLLPAPAVID; translated from the coding sequence GTGGCAACGAACAGGGACACCGAGACCAGCGACGCGAGTACAGCGATCCTCGAAGCAGCCGAGTCCTGCTTCGAGCAGTTCGGCATCGCGAAGACCACGATGGCCGACGTCGCCCGCGTTGCCGGCATGTCGCGAGCGACGGTCTACCGGTACTTCTCCGATCGGAATTCCTTGATCATGGAATCGATCGTTCGCCGCGCCCGGATCGGCATGGCCCCCTCCCGCGAGAAGATCCGCTCGTATCCGACCTTCGGCGAACGCATCGTCGAAGGCATCTGCCGAAACGTCCGGCGCGGCCTGCGAGACCCGATGATCCACCGGCTGGTGTCCCCGGCGGAGGCCACCCTGGCCACCAGTCTGCTCTCCACATCCGGGCGCGCGGTCGAACTCACCCGCGAACTGTGGGAACCGATCCTGCTCGAAGCTCAGGAATCCGGCGAGATGCGAGCCGATGTCGACCTGACACTTCTGTGCGAGTGGATTTCGGAATTGGAGATGAACTACATCAGTTCGATCGGCGCCGGCGTGGGCTCGCTCGAGCAGTTGCGGGCAAAACTGGAGACGTTCTTCGTCCCGTCACTCCTCCCCGCACCCGCGGTTATCGATTGA
- a CDS encoding aromatic ring-hydroxylating oxygenase subunit alpha produces the protein MQREDKIELTRRLIAHVDNNTTDYADEILRVPFSVFNDPELADLEREAVRRFPHIVAHVDEVKNAGDFITTELIGTPLLVVRQPDGSVKAFSNVCRHRGAKVEFEESGCKRIFSCPYHNWAYGRDGALRGMPHADGFDGLDRSRYGLVEFPCEVRHGLVWVVPTVGAELDIAETLGEKHDAEVTDTGMGTSYQVRKETWKLDMNWKIAVDGVQDSYHLCQLHTKTVCNFLEGNITALDVVDRSWRLVVARKSITEVRDADPDSFDVRDYSLANYTIYPGTMLVTEPNHFEVWTIVPDVDDPNVSYCTIRLLSPAEPTTPREVRVLEKNWELLMETLHEEDWFVTKTITDNVAHGKVDELVYGRNELPGQLFHRMITRDAAAIAEERRKKVGTST, from the coding sequence ATGCAGCGTGAAGACAAGATCGAACTCACTCGTCGACTCATCGCGCACGTCGACAACAACACCACCGACTACGCGGACGAGATTCTCCGAGTGCCGTTTTCGGTGTTCAACGATCCCGAGCTGGCGGATCTCGAACGCGAGGCCGTCCGCCGCTTCCCGCACATCGTCGCGCACGTCGACGAGGTGAAGAACGCCGGCGACTTCATCACGACCGAGCTGATCGGCACGCCGTTGCTCGTGGTCAGGCAGCCCGACGGCAGTGTGAAGGCATTCTCGAACGTGTGCCGCCATCGCGGAGCGAAGGTCGAGTTCGAGGAGTCCGGCTGCAAGCGAATCTTCAGCTGCCCCTACCACAATTGGGCCTACGGGCGCGACGGTGCGTTACGCGGGATGCCGCATGCGGACGGCTTCGACGGTCTCGACCGTTCCCGGTACGGACTCGTCGAATTCCCCTGCGAGGTTCGCCACGGGCTCGTCTGGGTCGTACCGACCGTCGGAGCTGAGCTCGACATCGCCGAGACGCTCGGGGAGAAACACGATGCCGAGGTCACCGATACCGGCATGGGCACCTCCTACCAGGTCCGCAAGGAAACCTGGAAGCTCGACATGAACTGGAAGATCGCCGTCGACGGTGTCCAGGACTCGTACCATCTGTGCCAGTTGCACACCAAGACGGTCTGCAACTTCCTGGAGGGCAACATCACCGCTCTCGACGTCGTCGACCGCTCGTGGCGACTCGTTGTGGCGCGCAAGTCGATCACCGAGGTTCGCGACGCCGACCCGGATTCCTTCGACGTGCGCGACTATTCCCTCGCGAACTACACGATCTACCCCGGCACCATGCTGGTGACCGAGCCGAACCACTTCGAGGTCTGGACGATCGTTCCCGACGTCGACGACCCCAACGTCTCGTACTGCACCATCCGGCTGCTGTCTCCCGCAGAGCCCACCACTCCGCGCGAAGTACGGGTCCTCGAGAAGAACTGGGAACTGCTCATGGAGACACTCCACGAGGAGGATTGGTTCGTCACGAAGACGATCACCGACAACGTCGCCCACGGAAAGGTGGACGAACTCGTCTACGGCCGTAACGAACTGCCGGGACAGCTCTTCCACAGGATGATCACCCGGGATGCCGCCGCGATCGCCGAGGAACGGCGGAAGAAGGTTGGCACGTCGACATGA
- the ilvD gene encoding dihydroxy-acid dehydratase, which produces MTDRPDIKPRSRDVTDGMEKAASRGMLRAVGMGDDDWGKPQIGVASSWNEITPCNLPLERLARSVKEGVHAAGGYPLEFGTISVSDGISMGHEGMHFSLVSREVIADSVETVMQAERLDGSVLLAGCDKSLPGMLMAAARLDLAAVFLYAGSILPGIAKLSDGTERDVTIIDAFEAVGACARGLMSETDLDAIERAICPGEGACGGMYTANTMAASAEALGMSLPGSASPPATDRRRDGFARRSGQAVVEMLKRGITASDILTKEAFENAISVVMAFGGSTNAVLHLLAIAHEAQVDLSLDDFVRVGARVPHLADVKPFGRHVMKDVDHIGGVPVIMKALLDAGLLHGDCLTVTGKTVAENLSGIAPPDPDGKVLRALSDPIHPTGGITILRGSLAPGGAVVKSAGFDESVFEGTARVFERERAAMDALEDGTITAGDVVVIRYEGPKGGPGMREMLAITGAIKGAGLGKDVLLLTDGRFSGGTTGLCVGHVAPEAVDGGPIAFVRDGDRIRLDVSNGLLDVLVDEKDMETRRQGWEPLAPRYTRGVLAKYTKLVGSASNGAVCG; this is translated from the coding sequence ATGACGGACCGACCCGATATCAAGCCCCGCAGCCGCGACGTCACCGACGGCATGGAGAAGGCCGCCTCGCGCGGCATGCTCCGCGCGGTGGGTATGGGCGACGACGACTGGGGCAAGCCGCAGATCGGCGTGGCATCGTCGTGGAACGAGATCACGCCCTGCAACCTCCCGCTCGAACGCCTCGCGCGGTCGGTGAAGGAGGGCGTACACGCCGCGGGCGGTTATCCGCTCGAGTTCGGCACCATCTCCGTGTCCGACGGGATCTCGATGGGACACGAGGGCATGCACTTCTCGCTGGTGTCGCGGGAGGTCATCGCCGACAGCGTCGAGACGGTGATGCAGGCCGAGCGACTCGACGGCTCCGTGCTGCTCGCGGGGTGCGACAAGTCCCTGCCCGGGATGCTCATGGCCGCGGCCCGCCTCGATCTCGCCGCCGTCTTCCTGTATGCCGGGTCGATCCTGCCGGGCATCGCGAAACTGTCCGACGGCACCGAACGCGACGTGACGATCATCGACGCCTTCGAGGCGGTCGGTGCGTGCGCGCGCGGCCTGATGTCCGAGACCGACCTCGACGCGATCGAACGCGCCATCTGCCCCGGCGAGGGTGCCTGCGGCGGCATGTACACCGCCAACACGATGGCCGCCTCGGCCGAAGCGCTCGGCATGTCGCTGCCGGGGAGCGCGTCACCACCCGCGACGGATCGTCGCCGCGACGGTTTCGCGCGGCGCAGCGGGCAGGCGGTGGTCGAAATGCTGAAGCGCGGCATCACCGCGTCCGACATCCTCACCAAGGAAGCATTCGAGAACGCCATCTCGGTGGTCATGGCCTTCGGTGGGTCCACGAACGCCGTGCTCCACCTGCTCGCGATCGCGCACGAGGCGCAGGTGGATCTGAGCCTCGACGACTTCGTCCGGGTGGGCGCGCGGGTGCCGCACCTCGCCGACGTCAAACCGTTCGGCCGGCACGTGATGAAGGACGTCGACCACATCGGCGGCGTCCCGGTCATCATGAAGGCACTGCTCGACGCGGGTCTGCTGCACGGCGACTGCCTCACCGTCACGGGGAAGACCGTCGCGGAGAACCTCTCCGGCATCGCTCCTCCGGACCCCGACGGCAAGGTGCTGCGCGCCCTGAGCGACCCCATCCATCCCACCGGCGGCATCACGATCCTCCGCGGCAGCCTCGCTCCCGGTGGAGCGGTCGTGAAGTCCGCGGGCTTCGACGAGTCGGTCTTCGAGGGAACGGCGCGGGTCTTCGAACGCGAACGGGCCGCGATGGATGCGCTCGAGGACGGCACCATCACCGCCGGCGACGTGGTGGTCATCCGCTACGAGGGTCCCAAGGGCGGTCCGGGCATGCGCGAGATGCTCGCGATCACGGGCGCGATCAAGGGCGCCGGTCTCGGCAAGGACGTCCTGCTGCTCACCGACGGACGGTTCTCCGGTGGCACCACCGGGTTGTGTGTCGGGCACGTCGCCCCGGAGGCCGTCGACGGCGGTCCCATCGCGTTCGTCCGCGACGGCGACCGCATCCGTCTCGACGTCTCGAACGGCCTGCTCGACGTGCTGGTCGACGAGAAGGACATGGAAACGCGGCGACAGGGCTGGGAGCCACTGGCGCCGCGCTACACCCGAGGTGTACTGGCGAAGTACACGAAGCTGGTCGGTTCCGCATCGAACGGTGCGGTGTGCGGATGA
- a CDS encoding crotonase/enoyl-CoA hydratase family protein, whose translation MSDQTTPSEPAALYEKRGNVALITLNRPRALNAVNGALATAVGNHLEAANNDDDVRVVVITGAGRAFCAGADLKALAAGEDTSAEGHPEWGFAGYVQHWSAKPTIAAVNGFALGGGTELVLASDLAVVDEEAKLGLPEVRRGLFAAAGGVIRMQQQIPRKVALELALTGEPITAAQGKELGLVNRVAPVGTALEVALELAEIIATNAPVAVRESKAMIHRTANSPDWGDAAWDANRNALKVVFTSEDAMEGPRAFAEKRQPVWKGR comes from the coding sequence ATGTCCGATCAGACCACCCCATCCGAACCCGCGGCCCTGTACGAGAAGCGCGGCAACGTCGCACTCATCACCCTCAACCGCCCGCGCGCCCTCAACGCCGTGAACGGTGCATTGGCCACCGCAGTCGGCAACCACCTGGAAGCAGCCAACAACGACGACGATGTGCGAGTCGTCGTGATCACCGGAGCCGGTCGCGCCTTCTGCGCCGGTGCCGACCTCAAGGCCCTTGCAGCGGGCGAGGATACGTCGGCCGAAGGCCACCCCGAATGGGGCTTCGCCGGATACGTGCAGCACTGGAGCGCCAAGCCCACCATCGCGGCGGTCAACGGGTTCGCCCTCGGTGGCGGAACCGAACTCGTCCTTGCAAGCGATCTCGCCGTCGTCGACGAGGAGGCGAAGTTGGGCCTGCCCGAAGTCAGGCGCGGACTGTTCGCGGCCGCCGGCGGTGTGATCCGGATGCAGCAGCAGATCCCCCGCAAGGTCGCTCTCGAACTCGCACTGACCGGTGAACCCATCACCGCCGCGCAGGGCAAGGAGCTGGGCCTGGTGAACCGGGTTGCCCCTGTCGGCACCGCTTTGGAGGTCGCACTCGAACTGGCCGAGATCATTGCAACGAATGCCCCTGTGGCCGTCCGCGAATCGAAGGCGATGATCCACCGGACCGCCAACAGTCCCGACTGGGGAGACGCAGCGTGGGACGCCAACCGCAACGCGTTGAAGGTCGTGTTCACGAGCGAGGACGCGATGGAAGGACCGCGCGCATTCGCCGAGAAACGTCAGCCGGTCTGGAAGGGTCGCTGA
- a CDS encoding aldo/keto reductase — protein sequence MPVPTVQLAPGLVVSAQGYGAMSVAPVYGEVNLDEALATLHHAVDLGITFIDTANVYGDGTSEKVVGTLLAERRDEVQLATKFGLVGAVGGKGTANRRINGRPEYAKQAIDESLGRLGVDHVDLYYLHRVDPEVPVEETVGALAELVQAGKVRHIGLSEATGDELRRAHAVHPIAAIQSEWSIVSRDVERHVVPTAAELGIGFVPYSPVSRGLLTDAFEPDQVAENDLRKRFPRFDADALPTNLAVREEVRAVAKETDATIAQIALAWLDAKGREFGLPSVSIPGTRYASRVTENAGALDVTLTDEQVARLDRLADKVAGPRAADPTWVSLGRE from the coding sequence ATGCCTGTCCCCACCGTCCAGCTCGCGCCCGGTCTCGTCGTCAGCGCCCAGGGTTACGGCGCGATGTCCGTCGCCCCCGTCTACGGCGAAGTGAATCTCGACGAGGCGCTCGCGACCCTGCACCACGCCGTGGATCTGGGCATCACCTTCATCGATACCGCCAACGTCTACGGCGACGGCACCAGCGAGAAGGTGGTCGGCACGCTGCTCGCCGAGCGGCGGGACGAAGTGCAGCTGGCGACGAAGTTCGGTCTCGTCGGTGCGGTCGGCGGTAAGGGCACCGCCAACCGTCGCATCAACGGCCGCCCCGAGTACGCGAAGCAGGCCATCGACGAATCGCTCGGGCGTCTCGGCGTCGACCATGTCGACCTGTACTACCTGCACCGTGTCGATCCGGAGGTGCCGGTCGAGGAGACGGTCGGTGCCCTCGCCGAACTCGTGCAGGCCGGCAAGGTGCGGCACATCGGTTTGTCGGAGGCCACCGGCGACGAGCTGCGTCGCGCGCACGCGGTCCATCCGATCGCGGCGATCCAGTCGGAGTGGAGCATCGTCTCGCGCGACGTCGAACGGCACGTGGTGCCCACCGCCGCCGAACTCGGCATCGGCTTCGTGCCGTACTCGCCGGTGAGCCGCGGACTGCTCACCGATGCCTTCGAGCCCGATCAGGTCGCCGAGAACGACCTGCGCAAGCGCTTTCCGCGCTTCGACGCCGACGCCCTGCCGACCAACCTCGCGGTGCGCGAGGAAGTGCGGGCAGTCGCGAAGGAAACGGACGCGACGATCGCGCAGATCGCCCTGGCATGGCTGGATGCGAAGGGTCGCGAGTTCGGGTTGCCGTCGGTGTCGATCCCCGGCACCCGCTACGCGAGTCGCGTGACCGAGAACGCCGGTGCACTCGACGTGACGCTCACCGACGAGCAGGTCGCGCGGCTGGATCGGCTCGCCGACAAGGTCGCCGGTCCGCGTGCGGCCGACCCGACGTGGGTGTCGCTCGGACGTGAGTAA
- a CDS encoding chymotrypsin family serine protease, which yields MFRKLVVAIASAVALVGAGSGVAVAAPPVTLGGGSGITLGDNGQDIFDCTLTTIGNDAAGRLVGLTAAHCGSPGMTVKAEYDLAAGSVGRIVSTNERLDYAVIEFDRGKVVPVNRVGDVTITGLGAPAGFPNIACKEGRTTGNTCGIVWGDVFGSQETWTQVCVIEGDSGAPLVVGTTLVAMVNAYLLAPCVGPEVGTNIDVIMADINGRGGPGAGFRPI from the coding sequence ATGTTCAGAAAACTGGTTGTTGCAATCGCGAGCGCTGTCGCGCTGGTCGGAGCAGGTTCCGGGGTGGCTGTCGCGGCGCCTCCGGTCACCCTCGGCGGCGGTTCGGGAATCACGCTCGGAGACAACGGGCAGGACATCTTCGACTGCACACTCACCACGATCGGCAACGACGCCGCCGGTCGCCTGGTGGGTCTCACCGCCGCGCACTGCGGCTCTCCGGGCATGACGGTGAAGGCCGAATACGACCTCGCTGCCGGTTCGGTGGGTCGCATCGTGTCGACCAACGAGCGGCTCGACTACGCCGTCATCGAGTTCGACCGGGGCAAGGTGGTTCCCGTCAACCGCGTCGGCGACGTGACGATCACGGGCCTCGGCGCCCCCGCGGGCTTCCCGAACATCGCCTGCAAGGAAGGTCGCACCACGGGCAACACCTGCGGCATCGTCTGGGGCGACGTGTTCGGCTCGCAGGAGACGTGGACCCAGGTGTGCGTCATCGAAGGCGACTCGGGCGCACCGCTCGTGGTGGGCACGACGCTCGTCGCGATGGTCAACGCCTACCTGCTCGCGCCGTGCGTCGGTCCCGAGGTCGGAACGAACATCGACGTGATCATGGCCGACATCAACGGTCGGGGCGGGCCGGGCGCAGGTTTCCGTCCGATCTAG
- a CDS encoding DUF6319 family protein — translation MSPRRRADHLTEEQLGELGAALAEGRRATVYLVEGIPSLGIDPGTSARVVSISGSTVMVRPKGVDDELPFETDELRATREPAGTKRAPAKAARTSGSAKPAPAKAAPAKAAPVQPATPRATASKPATPKPATPKSESPAAAAVPRAQEKKPVTQTTSASSDAPASRPPAPAKPKAPARKAKKAPSITITVTIDPENEWTVGVAHGTRKVGKPAPVAPDAVERAVKELGDPTATEAVQSVIEEARRAAEERVAQLSRELEEARQALESLGATRKSGGNL, via the coding sequence ATGTCGCCCCGCAGACGCGCGGACCACCTGACGGAGGAACAACTCGGAGAGCTCGGTGCTGCTCTCGCCGAGGGGCGCCGCGCGACCGTCTACCTCGTCGAGGGCATCCCGAGTCTCGGCATCGACCCGGGGACGTCGGCGCGGGTGGTGTCGATCAGCGGCAGCACCGTGATGGTGCGGCCGAAGGGCGTCGACGACGAGTTGCCGTTCGAGACCGACGAACTGCGCGCCACCCGGGAGCCGGCCGGAACCAAGCGCGCACCGGCGAAGGCCGCGCGCACGTCCGGTAGTGCGAAGCCCGCTCCGGCGAAGGCTGCACCTGCGAAGGCTGCACCTGTGCAACCCGCGACCCCGCGGGCTACCGCATCCAAGCCTGCTACCCCGAAGCCTGCTACCCCGAAGTCCGAGAGCCCAGCGGCCGCTGCGGTTCCCCGCGCCCAGGAGAAGAAGCCCGTGACCCAGACGACCTCCGCTTCGTCCGACGCTCCCGCCTCCCGGCCGCCGGCACCGGCGAAGCCGAAGGCCCCCGCCCGCAAGGCGAAGAAGGCGCCGTCGATCACGATCACCGTCACGATCGACCCGGAGAACGAGTGGACGGTGGGGGTCGCGCACGGCACCCGCAAGGTCGGCAAGCCAGCGCCGGTCGCCCCCGACGCCGTCGAACGGGCGGTGAAGGAACTCGGTGACCCCACGGCCACCGAGGCCGTCCAGTCGGTGATCGAGGAGGCGCGTCGCGCGGCCGAGGAACGGGTCGCGCAGCTCAGCCGCGAACTCGAGGAGGCCCGTCAAGCTCTGGAAAGCTTGGGCGCAACCCGGAAATCCGGCGGAAACCTCTAG
- a CDS encoding adenylate/guanylate cyclase domain-containing protein has product MTPSDPAPASGTDVLSVIQSQLENALLGGPLRYTLNEVAELCGLAPARVRRLWQALGLTVDPDPDVVMFTDGDVEALRATAAIIASGAVDERLEVPAARSIGQSMSRLTEWQLNLLNTHVFTQLASAYEEAETPPQEEEIRALVDHIVDRTTELAVSLQSHMWRRHLVATTARAAARPQDSGELHELVVGFADMVGYTRLTRQIDAAALSELLDYFESEVSDVIARHNGWVIKTVGDEVMFAAERPVDAARIALELQDSFGSQKDYPDLRIGLAWGQALPRFGDLFGSVVNIAARLTGAARPGTILVDENLADALTDCEEFRFQTVRTLRLRDFQHSRLYVLRRPREEKNKTAVGADGLGDEDMGL; this is encoded by the coding sequence GTGACCCCGTCCGATCCGGCACCCGCATCAGGAACCGACGTGCTGTCCGTGATCCAGTCACAGCTGGAGAACGCGCTGCTCGGTGGTCCTCTTCGCTACACCCTGAACGAGGTGGCGGAGTTGTGCGGGCTCGCACCTGCGCGCGTGCGACGGCTGTGGCAGGCGCTCGGTCTGACCGTCGATCCCGATCCCGACGTCGTGATGTTCACCGACGGCGACGTCGAGGCCCTGCGCGCGACGGCCGCCATCATCGCGAGCGGCGCGGTCGACGAACGCCTCGAGGTGCCCGCGGCCCGGTCGATCGGGCAGTCGATGTCACGGCTGACCGAATGGCAGCTGAATCTGCTCAACACCCACGTCTTCACGCAACTGGCCTCCGCCTACGAGGAAGCGGAGACTCCCCCGCAGGAAGAGGAGATCCGCGCGCTGGTCGACCACATCGTCGATCGCACGACCGAGCTCGCGGTGAGCCTGCAGAGCCACATGTGGCGTCGGCACCTGGTGGCCACGACCGCCCGGGCCGCCGCGCGCCCGCAGGATTCCGGGGAGCTGCACGAGCTGGTCGTCGGCTTCGCCGACATGGTCGGCTACACCCGGCTGACCCGGCAGATCGACGCGGCCGCGCTGAGCGAGCTGCTCGACTACTTCGAATCGGAGGTCTCCGACGTCATTGCCCGGCACAACGGCTGGGTGATCAAGACCGTCGGCGACGAGGTGATGTTCGCGGCCGAACGTCCGGTCGACGCCGCGCGCATCGCCCTCGAACTGCAGGATTCGTTCGGGTCCCAGAAGGACTATCCGGACCTGCGGATCGGACTGGCGTGGGGTCAGGCGTTGCCGCGCTTCGGCGACCTGTTCGGTTCGGTCGTCAACATCGCGGCCCGCCTCACCGGTGCGGCGCGGCCGGGCACGATCCTCGTCGACGAGAATCTCGCCGACGCGCTCACCGACTGCGAAGAGTTCCGCTTCCAGACCGTGCGCACGCTGCGGCTGCGGGACTTCCAGCATTCGCGGCTGTACGTCCTGCGTCGCCCGCGGGAGGAGAAGAACAAGACCGCCGTGGGCGCGGACGGTCTGGGCGACGAGGACATGGGGCTCTAA
- a CDS encoding enoyl-CoA hydratase/isomerase family protein, which produces MTAAELHESSPEPGVLLLTFDRPATLNAISLPLQRRLDERLDEAARDDDVRAVVITGAGDRAFSSGYDLDELRGMSSEEQLEAMLEREELLWRYLRFPKPTLAAVQGASYGAGTLLAACSDLRVGGPSTSFTVTAAKYGGANLTWILDTVIGAGQTRDLLMTSRAVAGDEAYRIGLLTRYADSGRVLDEAMVAARQIAAQSPEAIREIKTLLLAGQGSDLRSRYDRENTVARTALRPRSIGDTFAGFFSNLPGAERKERS; this is translated from the coding sequence ATGACCGCAGCGGAATTGCACGAGTCGTCCCCCGAGCCGGGTGTTCTGCTCCTGACTTTCGACCGGCCGGCGACGCTCAACGCGATCTCGTTGCCGTTGCAGCGCCGCCTCGACGAGCGCCTCGACGAAGCGGCGCGCGACGACGACGTGCGGGCGGTGGTGATCACCGGTGCCGGTGATCGGGCCTTCTCGTCGGGCTACGACCTGGACGAACTCCGTGGGATGTCGTCCGAAGAGCAGCTCGAAGCGATGCTCGAACGCGAGGAGTTGTTGTGGCGTTATCTTCGCTTCCCGAAGCCCACGCTCGCGGCCGTCCAGGGTGCGTCGTACGGTGCGGGAACACTTCTCGCCGCGTGTTCGGACCTTCGTGTCGGAGGACCGTCGACGTCCTTCACCGTGACTGCGGCGAAGTACGGGGGCGCAAACCTGACGTGGATCCTCGACACGGTGATCGGCGCCGGCCAGACACGCGACCTACTCATGACCTCGCGTGCCGTTGCGGGCGACGAGGCGTACCGCATCGGATTGCTCACTCGTTATGCGGACAGTGGCCGCGTGCTCGACGAAGCGATGGTGGCAGCGAGACAGATCGCGGCGCAGTCACCCGAGGCGATCCGTGAGATCAAGACGCTGCTGCTCGCAGGGCAGGGAAGCGATCTGCGTAGTCGATACGATCGGGAGAATACCGTAGCGCGCACTGCGCTGCGCCCCCGGTCCATCGGCGACACGTTCGCGGGGTTCTTTTCGAACCTGCCCGGGGCCGAGCGAAAAGAGAGATCATGA
- a CDS encoding MFS transporter, producing MRAWLVWGIGVFAYIVAVLHRTAFGVSGLAATERFEISPSVLSGFVVLQLIVYAGMQIPAGVLLDRFGSRRMIATGAVILAVGQAILAVTESLPVAYLARVLVGVGDALTFISVLRLVPVWFAPRRVPVVSQLTGIFGQLGQVLSAVPFVLLLTGTGWTAAYGSAAALGLFACVLVFAIVRDTPPGEAREATASGLREVIGGLGTVWRRPGTKLGFFTHMGTQFSVTTFALMWGVPYLVSAQGLSPAAAGSMLTVSVVTAISAGPILGVLSGRFPTRRSWLVLMIILASAVTWSAVLALPGPAPVWLLVVLVVVISVGGPGSMIGFDYARTFNPGTALGTANGIVNIGGFLATLLVVQTMGIVLDRLGGYTFDAFRVAWFAQYPIWVIALIGVLVTRGRARREAGIEARSLRAVVIDRLGRGKR from the coding sequence ATGAGGGCATGGCTGGTCTGGGGTATCGGAGTCTTCGCCTACATCGTCGCCGTCCTCCATCGGACGGCGTTCGGTGTCTCCGGACTCGCCGCCACCGAACGCTTCGAGATCTCGCCGTCGGTGCTGTCCGGCTTCGTCGTCCTGCAGCTCATCGTCTACGCGGGGATGCAGATCCCGGCCGGTGTGCTGCTCGACAGATTCGGCTCGCGACGGATGATCGCGACCGGCGCCGTGATCCTCGCCGTCGGTCAGGCAATCCTCGCCGTCACGGAGTCGCTACCGGTCGCGTATCTGGCCCGAGTGCTGGTCGGGGTCGGTGACGCCCTGACGTTCATCTCGGTGCTGCGGCTCGTGCCGGTGTGGTTCGCGCCGCGCCGGGTGCCCGTCGTCTCGCAGCTGACGGGCATCTTCGGCCAGCTCGGTCAGGTGCTGTCGGCGGTGCCGTTCGTCCTGCTGCTCACCGGCACCGGATGGACGGCCGCCTACGGCAGTGCTGCGGCGCTCGGCCTGTTCGCATGCGTGCTGGTGTTCGCGATCGTGCGCGACACCCCGCCCGGTGAGGCGCGGGAGGCCACCGCGTCGGGGCTGCGCGAGGTGATCGGCGGGCTCGGCACGGTATGGCGGCGCCCCGGCACCAAACTCGGCTTCTTCACCCACATGGGCACGCAGTTCTCGGTGACGACCTTCGCGCTCATGTGGGGCGTGCCGTATCTGGTCTCCGCGCAGGGACTGTCACCCGCAGCGGCCGGTTCGATGCTGACCGTCTCGGTGGTCACCGCCATCTCCGCCGGGCCGATACTCGGCGTGCTGTCGGGACGCTTCCCGACCAGACGCTCGTGGCTCGTGCTCATGATCATCCTGGCCAGCGCGGTGACGTGGTCGGCGGTGCTCGCCCTCCCCGGACCCGCACCGGTATGGCTGCTCGTCGTGCTCGTCGTCGTCATCTCGGTGGGCGGCCCGGGATCGATGATCGGCTTCGACTATGCCCGTACCTTCAATCCCGGGACCGCCCTCGGCACGGCCAACGGCATCGTCAACATCGGCGGCTTTCTCGCGACACTGCTGGTCGTGCAGACGATGGGCATCGTGCTCGACCGGCTCGGCGGCTACACCTTCGACGCCTTCCGCGTCGCGTGGTTCGCGCAGTACCCGATCTGGGTGATCGCGCTCATCGGGGTGCTCGTGACCCGAGGGCGCGCCCGCCGCGAGGCCGGCATCGAAGCGCGTTCGCTGCGGGCCGTCGTGATCGATCGGCTCGGTCGCGGCAAGCGCTGA